From the genome of Segatella hominis, one region includes:
- a CDS encoding anthranilate synthase component II has translation MKVVIIDNYDSFTYNLAHLVKELGAEVTVFRNDQFQLRELDRFDKIILSPGPGIPSEAGLLMDVIKTYAGRKPMLGVCLGHQAIGEAFGAKLTNLSEVYHGVATPCTQFGNDPIFAGMSKRIEIGRYHSWVVDRTNFPECLDVTAVSDDGCIMGLKHKHYDIHGIQFHPESVLTPEGKTIIKNWLAFDGEDFDKSWT, from the coding sequence ATGAAAGTAGTAATCATAGATAATTACGATTCCTTCACCTATAATCTGGCTCATCTGGTAAAAGAGTTAGGTGCAGAGGTGACGGTATTCCGCAACGATCAGTTCCAATTGCGCGAACTAGACCGTTTCGACAAGATCATCCTGAGTCCGGGACCTGGTATTCCTTCTGAGGCAGGTCTTCTGATGGATGTCATCAAGACTTATGCTGGCAGAAAACCAATGTTGGGTGTCTGTCTGGGTCATCAGGCGATAGGTGAGGCTTTTGGCGCCAAACTTACCAATCTCTCTGAAGTATATCATGGAGTTGCTACTCCTTGTACTCAGTTTGGTAATGATCCTATTTTTGCTGGTATGTCTAAGCGTATAGAGATAGGTCGTTATCATTCATGGGTAGTGGATAGAACAAATTTCCCAGAGTGTCTTGATGTGACAGCAGTGAGCGATGACGGTTGCATCATGGGTTTGAAGCACAAGCATTATGATATCCATGGTATTCAGTTCCATCCGGAAAGTGTACTGACTCCAGAGGGCAAGACGATTATCAAGAATTGGCTTGCCTTCGACGGTGAAGATTTTGATAAGAGTTGGACATAG
- a CDS encoding glycoside hydrolase family 88 protein: MKKLILTSFCILMGMTSVSAQNAAVKVATVKAASDKESLKKEILEVSQRTNNYFMTKYSDPTLDTYVKKVRTSNLWTRAVYYEGLMALYEIDPQQRYLDYTDRWADYHKWTARGSVNDTDADNQCCQQTYIDRYIQTGGKKDLSKVKENLDHQMSTNRVSYWTWIDAIQMAMPVYAKYAKLTGEKKYLDYAMNSYKWSRDTLAGGLFNKKEGLWWRDKDYVPPYKEKDGSNCYWSRGNGWVYAALVRVMQTLPKTDKNYLYLKKDFIAMSKAILKCQREDGYWNVSLVCPANYGGPEMTGTGLFLYGMAWGVQQGILPRATYQKAMDKAWKALAASVHEDGFIGYNQGTGKDPAAGQPVTFTSVPDFEDYGTGCLLLGAAEYYKLLKVKK; the protein is encoded by the coding sequence ATGAAGAAACTAATCCTGACAAGCTTCTGCATCTTGATGGGCATGACCTCTGTGTCTGCCCAAAATGCAGCCGTGAAAGTTGCAACAGTGAAAGCTGCATCTGACAAGGAATCTCTAAAGAAGGAAATCCTGGAAGTATCACAGCGCACCAACAACTACTTCATGACGAAGTACAGTGACCCAACCCTCGACACCTATGTCAAGAAGGTACGCACGAGCAACCTCTGGACCCGTGCCGTATATTACGAAGGATTGATGGCACTCTACGAGATAGACCCTCAGCAGCGCTACCTCGACTATACCGACCGCTGGGCAGACTATCACAAGTGGACAGCCCGTGGCAGCGTGAATGATACTGATGCCGACAACCAGTGTTGCCAGCAAACCTATATCGACCGCTATATCCAGACTGGCGGCAAAAAGGATTTGAGTAAGGTAAAGGAGAACCTCGACCATCAGATGAGCACCAACCGTGTTTCATACTGGACATGGATTGATGCGATACAGATGGCTATGCCTGTCTATGCCAAATATGCTAAGTTGACCGGTGAGAAGAAATACCTCGACTATGCAATGAACTCCTACAAGTGGAGCCGTGATACCTTGGCTGGCGGTCTCTTCAATAAGAAAGAAGGACTCTGGTGGAGAGACAAAGACTATGTGCCACCTTACAAGGAGAAAGATGGCAGCAACTGCTATTGGAGCCGCGGAAACGGTTGGGTATATGCTGCATTGGTACGCGTGATGCAGACCTTGCCTAAGACTGATAAGAACTACCTATACCTGAAGAAAGACTTTATCGCTATGAGCAAGGCGATATTGAAGTGCCAGCGTGAGGATGGATATTGGAACGTAAGCCTCGTTTGTCCTGCCAACTATGGTGGTCCTGAAATGACTGGTACAGGTCTCTTCCTTTATGGCATGGCATGGGGTGTGCAGCAGGGTATCCTGCCAAGAGCTACCTATCAGAAAGCAATGGATAAAGCTTGGAAGGCATTGGCTGCATCGGTTCACGAAGATGGTTTCATCGGATACAACCAGGGCACAGGTAAGGATCCTGCTGCAGGTCAGCCTGTCACCTTTACTTCTGTTCCTGACTTCGAGGACTACGGTACTGGTTGCCTCCTGCTCGGTGCGGCGGAGTATTACAAGCTTTTAAAGGTAAAAAAGTAA
- a CDS encoding ATP-binding protein: MTNYNLRKLPAGIQSFKKIREENYLYVDKTDIIWKLVTNGYTYNYLSRPRRFGKSLLVDTLQSYFEGKKELFEGLKIMSLEKEWKSYPVVRLDMSMADATPEGIKAYFDETFAKYEVQYGITPRSLTALSNRFKNIIVAAYEQTGLQVAVLIDEYDAPLQHSWMTPEHKACTEVYRTVFSVLKNADEYEKLVFITGITKFTQISLFSVLNNLSNISFLPEYTPICGITEEEILENFMPEIEKMATRNKWSVQETHDRLKAYYDGYHFSEENMVDIYNPYSLVNALQQSRLSNFWAASGATSLIPKFVNNAELRLGDFDHCRILRNILEQSDVTGGGAALFLYQSGYLTIKDSDEFGYVLGFPNEEVKQALYEMVLPALTLREEGDSQSLQANLYYQLGTGQLAEAMKSMKALIADVPYSNKKLASMDMEERYRLIISTILNAIGLKVEVEHMLATGRIDILATTSRYIYVIELKLKNNGGKEAAIKQIISNQYLEPFKADKREVIGLGIELDDEGKGLLDWEKA, translated from the coding sequence ATGACAAATTATAATCTCAGAAAGCTGCCAGCAGGCATCCAGTCGTTCAAGAAAATCAGAGAAGAGAACTATCTCTATGTTGATAAGACCGACATTATTTGGAAATTAGTAACCAACGGCTATACGTATAATTACCTGAGCCGTCCTCGCCGATTTGGCAAGTCATTGCTTGTCGATACGCTACAGTCGTACTTCGAAGGAAAGAAAGAACTCTTCGAGGGATTGAAAATCATGTCATTAGAGAAAGAATGGAAATCATATCCCGTTGTTCGACTCGACATGAGCATGGCTGATGCCACCCCCGAAGGCATCAAGGCTTACTTTGACGAGACCTTCGCCAAATACGAAGTCCAATATGGCATCACACCAAGATCCCTGACCGCTCTGTCAAACCGATTCAAGAACATCATCGTTGCAGCATACGAACAGACCGGCCTGCAGGTTGCCGTGCTCATTGATGAGTATGATGCACCCCTACAGCACTCCTGGATGACTCCGGAACACAAGGCATGCACGGAAGTATATCGCACCGTGTTCTCTGTGCTTAAGAATGCTGATGAATACGAAAAGCTTGTCTTTATCACGGGCATCACCAAGTTCACCCAGATTTCATTGTTCTCGGTACTCAACAATCTTTCCAACATCAGTTTCTTACCAGAATATACCCCAATCTGCGGTATTACAGAAGAGGAAATTTTGGAGAATTTCATGCCAGAAATTGAAAAAATGGCAACACGTAACAAATGGTCAGTACAGGAAACCCATGATAGATTAAAGGCTTATTACGACGGATACCACTTCTCAGAAGAAAACATGGTGGACATCTATAATCCTTATAGCCTGGTCAATGCACTACAGCAATCCAGATTGAGTAATTTCTGGGCTGCATCGGGCGCCACCTCTCTCATCCCTAAGTTTGTAAACAATGCCGAATTGCGCTTAGGCGATTTCGACCATTGCCGCATCCTGCGAAATATACTGGAGCAATCTGATGTAACAGGCGGTGGAGCTGCCCTGTTCCTATATCAGTCGGGCTATCTCACCATCAAGGACAGCGATGAATTCGGCTACGTCTTGGGATTTCCTAACGAGGAAGTGAAGCAAGCTCTCTATGAGATGGTACTCCCAGCCTTAACCTTGCGAGAGGAAGGCGATAGCCAGTCATTGCAAGCCAATCTGTACTACCAGTTAGGAACAGGTCAGTTGGCTGAAGCCATGAAATCAATGAAGGCTCTCATTGCCGATGTGCCATATAGCAACAAGAAGCTTGCCTCCATGGATATGGAAGAACGCTACCGCCTCATCATCAGCACCATCCTCAATGCCATCGGACTGAAGGTTGAAGTGGAGCACATGCTCGCCACAGGTAGAATTGATATTCTCGCCACAACTTCGAGATATATCTATGTAATAGAATTAAAGCTGAAGAACAATGGTGGTAAGGAAGCTGCCATCAAGCAAATCATCTCGAACCAATATCTAGAGCCGTTCAAGGCTGACAAGCGAGAAGTGATAGGACTGGGAATTGAGCTGGATGATGAAGGAAAAGGATTGCTGGATTGGGAAAAAGCATAA
- a CDS encoding anthranilate synthase component I family protein, with translation MSRFNYTTKTRKILADLYTPVGVYMRLRDIYPQSALMESSDYHGSENSRSFIGVHPMASIAVGHGIVTVTYPDGKVEKQELPAFGEGKGEECKLAISKAINDFVKSFHVEGEGKDFCGLYGFTTFNAVRYFENIPVKDTTMEKNDAPDIYYIMYKDIIVFDHYNNTMELIALSDAEGSAGEAELDALLKAINKANVKPYDFHPVGDTTSTLTDEQHKENVRKCIQHCLRGDVFQIVVSRRFVQKYEGDDFKLYRALRSINPSPYLFYFDFGGYRIFGSSPETHNRIVGNKAFIDPIAGTTKRTGDIEQDRKAAEFLRNDPKENAEHVMLVDLARNDLSRNCHGVKVDFYKDMQFYSHVIHLVSRVSGTLDKDADHIKEFIDTFPAGTLSGAPKVRAMQIISELEPHNRGAYGGCIGFIGLNGDLNQAIVIRTFISRNGELWFQAGSGVVAKSNDQYELEECNNKLGALTKAIHIAEQL, from the coding sequence ATGAGTAGATTCAATTATACAACAAAGACTCGCAAGATTCTCGCCGATCTCTATACACCGGTGGGAGTCTATATGCGACTTCGTGACATATATCCCCAGTCTGCCTTGATGGAGAGTTCCGACTACCATGGCTCAGAGAACTCTCGTTCCTTCATCGGCGTACATCCGATGGCAAGCATCGCTGTGGGACACGGTATCGTGACAGTCACTTATCCCGATGGCAAGGTGGAAAAACAGGAACTCCCTGCCTTCGGTGAGGGAAAGGGTGAGGAGTGTAAACTCGCCATCTCCAAGGCAATCAATGACTTTGTCAAGTCTTTCCATGTGGAGGGAGAGGGCAAGGACTTCTGTGGACTCTATGGTTTCACCACTTTCAATGCGGTACGCTACTTTGAGAATATCCCGGTAAAGGATACGACGATGGAAAAGAATGATGCGCCGGATATCTATTATATCATGTATAAGGACATCATCGTTTTCGATCATTACAACAATACGATGGAACTGATTGCGCTGAGTGATGCAGAAGGTTCTGCTGGTGAGGCTGAACTGGATGCGCTCCTGAAGGCTATCAACAAGGCAAATGTGAAACCATACGACTTCCATCCTGTGGGAGATACGACTTCTACGCTTACTGATGAGCAGCATAAGGAGAATGTAAGAAAGTGCATCCAGCACTGTTTGCGTGGTGATGTCTTCCAGATTGTGGTCAGTCGCCGTTTCGTCCAGAAGTATGAGGGTGATGATTTCAAACTCTACCGTGCGCTTCGTAGTATCAATCCATCACCATACCTCTTCTATTTTGATTTCGGCGGATACCGTATCTTCGGTTCTTCTCCAGAAACCCACAACCGTATCGTAGGCAACAAGGCATTCATAGATCCTATTGCCGGTACTACTAAGCGTACAGGCGATATCGAACAGGACCGCAAGGCTGCTGAGTTCCTGCGCAATGATCCGAAAGAGAATGCAGAGCATGTGATGTTGGTGGATCTGGCACGCAATGACCTGAGTCGCAACTGTCATGGTGTGAAGGTAGATTTCTATAAGGATATGCAGTTCTACAGCCATGTCATTCATCTCGTAAGTCGTGTAAGTGGTACGCTTGATAAGGATGCTGATCATATCAAGGAGTTTATCGATACTTTCCCAGCAGGTACGCTGAGTGGTGCTCCTAAGGTTCGTGCCATGCAGATTATCTCAGAACTGGAGCCTCACAACCGAGGTGCTTATGGCGGTTGCATCGGATTTATCGGACTGAATGGTGACCTCAATCAGGCCATCGTTATCCGTACCTTTATCAGTCGTAATGGTGAGCTCTGGTTCCAGGCGGGTAGTGGTGTCGTAGCAAAAAGCAATGACCAGTATGAACTGGAAGAGTGTAATAACAAGTTGGGTGCACTCACCAAGGCTATCCATATTGCAGAGCAGTTGTAG
- a CDS encoding BlaI/MecI/CopY family transcriptional regulator, whose amino-acid sequence MEKLTNQEEEIMLRIWQLGRCAVKQIMELLPEPRPPYTTVASIVNNLKRKEYVKAKRDGKGYVYSPAIAESDYKRKFLSGFVNNYFRNSFKEMVSFFAKDEKISPEDLKDIIREIESSEE is encoded by the coding sequence ATGGAAAAATTGACGAATCAGGAAGAAGAGATTATGCTTCGGATATGGCAGTTGGGGCGATGTGCCGTGAAACAGATTATGGAACTGTTGCCAGAACCTCGTCCACCTTATACCACTGTAGCTTCTATTGTGAACAATCTGAAGCGCAAGGAATACGTCAAGGCGAAGCGGGATGGCAAGGGGTATGTCTATTCGCCTGCTATCGCCGAGAGCGATTACAAGCGGAAGTTCCTGTCGGGTTTCGTGAACAATTACTTCAGGAATTCTTTCAAGGAGATGGTTTCCTTCTTTGCCAAGGATGAGAAAATCAGTCCAGAGGACCTCAAGGATATCATTAGAGAAATCGAGAGTTCGGAAGAATAA
- a CDS encoding M56 family metallopeptidase: MAIYLIKINVALMLLYGFYRLTVSRDTFFGLRRLTLWLIYAVALMVPAFNLEYWVRDTPTMVSMANVYADTFYPVVVVKAQASSITWMDMLLGIYWVGVAVLSLRLVWQLFSIIRLVVISRKQEVEGITVHLLKGEGSPFSFFRWVFMYPSTLEGKQLHEVMVHECTHVSGLHSLDTLFSELFSIVCWFNPFAWLMKQEVRMNLEYLADESVLSDGNARKSYQYHLLGLAYRQPKDSAQIANNFNLLPLKKRIKMMNKRRTSEIGKAKYLLFAPLAGALLMVSNIESVAREIGEQIPEVAEVQQKAEQALNTDVAVANPMAKEAIEVMNPAESEEMDAEKAAEAELSKAEEAKTEEADKVAEVKAEAKAEVKVKNKAQADTTKKKKSWDCIPETMPYFPGGRELLLKYLAVNIKYPASAVKAKKQGRVIVTFIVQKDGSVTHAKIAKSIDPELDAEALRVVRGMPKWIPGTQLGKPVNVKYTLPVKFSLQKDATLGKKK, translated from the coding sequence ATGGCAATATATCTTATAAAAATAAATGTAGCCCTGATGCTGCTTTATGGCTTTTATCGCCTCACGGTGAGCCGCGATACCTTCTTCGGTCTTCGCCGCCTGACCCTCTGGCTCATCTATGCCGTCGCCTTGATGGTACCGGCGTTCAATCTGGAATATTGGGTACGCGATACCCCTACGATGGTGAGTATGGCGAATGTATATGCCGACACGTTTTATCCCGTGGTGGTTGTAAAGGCTCAGGCTTCCAGCATAACCTGGATGGATATGCTGCTGGGCATCTATTGGGTAGGAGTAGCCGTCCTCTCATTGCGGTTGGTATGGCAACTCTTCAGCATCATCCGCCTTGTGGTTATTTCCCGGAAGCAGGAGGTGGAAGGCATCACGGTGCATCTGCTCAAGGGCGAAGGGAGTCCGTTCTCCTTCTTCCGCTGGGTGTTTATGTATCCATCTACCCTGGAGGGCAAGCAGTTGCACGAGGTGATGGTTCATGAATGCACCCATGTTTCGGGTCTCCATTCCCTGGATACCCTCTTCTCCGAGCTTTTCTCCATCGTATGCTGGTTTAATCCGTTTGCCTGGCTGATGAAGCAGGAAGTAAGAATGAATTTGGAATATTTAGCCGATGAAAGTGTTTTATCTGATGGCAACGCGCGCAAATCCTATCAGTATCACCTTCTAGGTTTGGCATATCGACAGCCGAAGGATTCGGCTCAGATTGCTAATAATTTTAATTTATTACCTCTTAAAAAAAGAATTAAAATGATGAACAAACGTAGAACAAGTGAAATAGGCAAGGCGAAGTACCTCCTTTTCGCACCTTTGGCAGGAGCGTTGCTCATGGTGAGCAACATCGAGAGTGTGGCTCGTGAGATTGGCGAGCAGATTCCGGAAGTGGCCGAGGTTCAGCAGAAGGCTGAGCAGGCGTTGAATACTGATGTGGCTGTGGCGAATCCGATGGCAAAGGAAGCCATCGAGGTGATGAACCCAGCTGAGTCTGAAGAAATGGATGCTGAGAAGGCTGCAGAAGCTGAATTGTCAAAAGCTGAGGAAGCAAAGACGGAAGAAGCAGACAAGGTTGCAGAAGTTAAAGCAGAAGCAAAAGCAGAAGTGAAGGTGAAAAACAAGGCTCAAGCCGATACAACCAAGAAGAAAAAATCTTGGGATTGTATTCCGGAGACGATGCCGTATTTTCCTGGTGGTCGGGAATTGCTGCTGAAGTATCTGGCTGTTAACATCAAATATCCTGCTTCCGCTGTCAAGGCCAAAAAGCAGGGTCGTGTGATCGTAACCTTTATCGTCCAGAAGGATGGCAGCGTTACGCATGCCAAGATAGCCAAATCTATAGATCCGGAACTGGATGCTGAGGCTTTGAGAGTCGTGAGGGGGATGCCTAAGTGGATTCCTGGTACACAGTTGGGTAAACCTGTGAACGTAAAATATACCCTTCCTGTAAAATTCTCTCTTCAGAAAGATGCAACCCTAGGAAAAAAGAAGTAA
- a CDS encoding glycoside hydrolase family 28 protein — translation MRKYIWLMACLVAFAPLSANAAKKQKKAKKAQTELWPDGTKMDAWFCNAQKVNVDTLGKKYVITDYGVKNDSTLIQTQAIQTVIDQAAKDGGGVIVVPAGTYQSGALFFRPKTHLYLEEGGKLKGSDRIANFPVLETRIEGETCKYFSAFINADKCDGFTIAGKGTIDGNGYHYWEEFWIRRTWNRQCTNKDAQRPRLVYISNSSHVTIQDVHIQNSPFWTNHIYRCDHVRFLGCTIFAPTSGVKAPSSDAIDIDVCHDVLVEGCFMSVNDDAIAIKGGKGTWADKAPENGPVYNVLIQNCNYGRVHGCLTLGSESVKDRNIVLRNIKVGNAQRVLWLKMRPDTPQHYEYVTVDNIQGTTGSFLVVRPWTQFFKPGDRKDMPLSQCNNITIKNIQMDCDNFFDVGTSDKYRLVDFTFENIQSTDKKMAFNKDVIENTIVKNVNITPREKSNGLKTTGDADGLK, via the coding sequence ATGAGAAAATATATTTGGCTGATGGCTTGCTTGGTGGCTTTTGCGCCACTAAGCGCCAATGCCGCCAAGAAACAGAAGAAAGCGAAAAAGGCACAGACTGAACTCTGGCCTGACGGCACGAAGATGGATGCATGGTTCTGCAATGCACAGAAGGTGAATGTAGATACCCTTGGCAAGAAATACGTGATTACCGATTATGGTGTCAAGAACGACAGTACCCTGATTCAGACTCAGGCTATCCAGACTGTTATCGACCAGGCTGCTAAGGATGGCGGTGGTGTCATCGTCGTTCCTGCTGGTACCTATCAGAGCGGTGCCCTCTTCTTCCGTCCGAAAACCCATCTCTATCTTGAAGAGGGTGGTAAACTGAAAGGTAGTGACCGCATTGCCAACTTCCCTGTCTTGGAAACCCGTATCGAGGGGGAAACCTGCAAGTATTTCTCTGCCTTCATCAATGCAGACAAGTGTGATGGTTTCACCATTGCCGGTAAAGGAACTATCGACGGTAACGGCTATCACTACTGGGAGGAATTCTGGATTCGTCGTACATGGAACCGCCAGTGTACCAACAAGGATGCCCAGCGTCCACGCCTCGTATATATCAGCAATTCGAGCCATGTGACCATACAGGATGTCCACATCCAGAACAGTCCTTTCTGGACCAATCACATCTATCGTTGCGACCATGTTCGCTTCTTGGGATGCACCATCTTCGCTCCTACCAGTGGAGTGAAGGCACCAAGCAGTGATGCTATCGATATCGACGTATGTCACGACGTATTAGTGGAAGGCTGCTTCATGAGCGTAAATGATGATGCCATTGCCATCAAGGGCGGTAAGGGAACCTGGGCAGACAAGGCACCAGAGAATGGACCAGTCTATAATGTGCTCATCCAGAACTGCAACTATGGTAGAGTGCATGGTTGTCTGACTTTGGGCAGCGAGAGTGTGAAAGACCGCAACATCGTGTTGCGCAACATCAAGGTGGGCAATGCGCAGCGCGTACTCTGGTTGAAGATGCGCCCTGACACTCCTCAGCACTATGAGTATGTGACGGTAGATAACATCCAGGGCACCACAGGCAGTTTCTTGGTTGTCCGCCCTTGGACTCAGTTCTTCAAACCAGGCGACCGCAAGGATATGCCACTCAGTCAGTGCAACAACATCACCATCAAAAACATCCAGATGGATTGTGACAACTTCTTTGATGTGGGCACCAGCGACAAGTACCGTCTGGTAGATTTCACCTTCGAAAACATCCAATCTACTGATAAGAAAATGGCATTCAATAAGGATGTCATTGAAAACACAATCGTGAAGAATGTCAATATCACACCAAGAGAAAAGAGCAATGGTTTGAAAACTACCGGCGATGCTGATGGATTGAAATAA
- a CDS encoding glycosyl hydrolase has protein sequence MDKILKTQFVGFSLALALLSSLGSQAQSHSGALSLPTPTQEAKPGVRWWWMGSAVDKENLKWNLDEYAKAGIGAVEITPLYGVQGNDKNDIPYLSPKWMEMLKFVEEENKKVGIETDMATGTGWPFGGPWVPINEAACKAVFVDTIVDVKQKLMEIEFNVPQKERDFAKLKLIKAYPVEGQNRKKRVIALYESRTRQKVKRAAPGGEGYVIDHFDSTAVANYLAHIDSAFVANKTPYPHTFFNDSYEVYGANWTPKLLTEFENMHGYKLQEKFPEFLDGDAVVVSDYRETLGDMLLHNFTEQWTKWANKRGAITRNQAHGSPANLIDCYAAVDIPEIEGFGLTDFGIKGLRKDPGKTRPNFSDLSMLKYAPSAAHITGKKYTSSETFTWLTEHFRTSLSQMKPDMDLMFCAGVNHMFFHGTAYSPKNDPWPGWKFYASVDMSPTNSIWRDAPELMKYITHCQTYLQWGQPDNDFLVYLPVRDMWRKDTKNWLMQFDIHSMAKKAPEFIKVILDIDKAGFDCDYISDKYLRTCIFKDGMIETAAGTRYKGIIIPGNNIMPSDVIQHISDLKAQGAKIIKGDNIKAMEQAAKPELMRKNLGLKMIRRNNSIGHHYFIANLTGKDITSTVALAVNEKNGIWYNPMTGKYHKATIGDKGIEVILKSGESRILITSDKPVSEWKLGSKVKVSEKEKFAASDSKTIDLTANTWKLSFIEEAPKVGETFNLKGLKSWENLSEKAKVMMGTGVYETTFKLSKDDAQKQWAIDLGDVRESARVYINNKYVGCAWAVPYILNCKDALNKGKNTIRIEVTNLPANRIAELDRQGVKWRKMKEINVVDIDYKKTTYEKWTPVASGLNSSVKLVELKDQL, from the coding sequence ATGGACAAGATACTAAAAACGCAATTTGTCGGATTTTCCCTTGCATTGGCTCTGCTGTCATCTCTCGGCAGTCAGGCTCAGTCGCATTCTGGTGCACTGTCGCTCCCTACCCCTACTCAGGAAGCCAAACCGGGCGTAAGATGGTGGTGGATGGGATCTGCTGTAGATAAAGAGAACCTAAAGTGGAACCTCGACGAATATGCTAAGGCTGGCATTGGAGCCGTAGAAATCACGCCACTCTATGGCGTGCAAGGAAATGACAAGAATGACATTCCGTATCTCTCTCCGAAATGGATGGAGATGCTCAAATTCGTAGAAGAAGAAAATAAGAAGGTAGGTATTGAAACCGACATGGCTACTGGTACCGGCTGGCCTTTTGGTGGTCCTTGGGTTCCTATCAATGAAGCTGCCTGCAAGGCTGTATTCGTGGATACGATCGTTGACGTGAAACAGAAATTGATGGAGATTGAATTCAACGTTCCTCAGAAAGAGCGTGACTTTGCCAAGCTGAAACTCATCAAGGCATATCCAGTTGAGGGACAGAACAGGAAAAAGCGTGTCATCGCTCTCTACGAAAGCCGCACCCGACAGAAAGTTAAACGTGCTGCACCGGGCGGAGAAGGATATGTCATCGACCACTTTGACTCCACTGCCGTGGCTAATTATCTGGCACATATCGATAGTGCCTTCGTTGCCAACAAGACTCCTTATCCACATACCTTCTTCAATGATAGTTATGAGGTATATGGAGCCAACTGGACTCCTAAACTGCTGACAGAATTTGAGAATATGCACGGATATAAACTGCAGGAAAAGTTCCCTGAATTCCTTGATGGTGATGCCGTGGTGGTAAGCGATTACCGTGAAACATTAGGCGATATGCTGCTCCATAACTTCACCGAACAGTGGACCAAGTGGGCAAACAAGCGTGGTGCCATCACCCGCAATCAAGCTCATGGTTCACCAGCCAACCTCATCGACTGTTATGCCGCCGTAGATATCCCTGAGATAGAAGGATTCGGTCTTACTGATTTCGGCATCAAGGGCTTACGCAAGGATCCGGGCAAGACCCGTCCTAATTTCAGCGACCTCAGCATGCTCAAGTATGCACCATCTGCCGCCCATATCACAGGCAAGAAATATACCTCCAGCGAGACCTTTACCTGGCTCACCGAGCACTTCCGCACTTCCCTGAGTCAGATGAAACCAGATATGGACCTCATGTTCTGCGCAGGTGTGAACCACATGTTCTTCCATGGTACAGCCTACTCGCCTAAAAACGACCCATGGCCAGGATGGAAGTTCTATGCATCGGTGGATATGAGTCCGACCAACAGTATCTGGCGCGATGCACCGGAACTGATGAAGTACATCACCCACTGCCAGACCTATCTGCAGTGGGGACAGCCTGACAACGACTTTCTGGTCTATCTGCCAGTAAGAGATATGTGGCGCAAGGATACCAAGAACTGGTTGATGCAATTCGACATCCACTCCATGGCGAAGAAAGCACCGGAATTTATCAAGGTGATTCTCGACATTGACAAGGCTGGATTCGACTGCGACTACATCAGCGACAAATACCTGCGCACCTGTATCTTTAAAGATGGTATGATCGAAACTGCTGCTGGTACCCGCTACAAGGGCATCATCATCCCAGGCAACAACATCATGCCAAGCGATGTAATCCAGCATATCTCCGACTTGAAGGCGCAAGGAGCCAAGATTATCAAGGGCGACAACATCAAGGCGATGGAACAAGCTGCAAAACCGGAACTGATGAGAAAGAACCTGGGCTTGAAGATGATTCGCCGCAACAACAGCATCGGTCATCATTACTTCATCGCCAACCTCACCGGCAAGGATATCACTTCTACCGTAGCACTGGCTGTAAACGAGAAGAACGGTATCTGGTATAACCCTATGACGGGCAAATATCACAAGGCCACTATCGGCGATAAGGGCATCGAAGTGATCCTGAAGAGTGGCGAGAGCCGCATTCTCATCACCTCGGATAAGCCTGTAAGCGAATGGAAACTCGGTTCTAAGGTGAAGGTAAGCGAAAAGGAGAAGTTTGCGGCTTCGGACAGCAAGACCATCGACCTGACCGCCAATACCTGGAAGCTGTCGTTCATCGAGGAGGCTCCTAAGGTGGGCGAGACCTTCAACCTCAAGGGCTTGAAGAGTTGGGAAAATCTCAGCGAAAAGGCGAAGGTGATGATGGGAACAGGTGTTTATGAAACCACCTTCAAACTGTCGAAGGATGATGCACAGAAACAGTGGGCTATCGACTTAGGTGATGTCCGTGAAAGTGCACGCGTCTATATCAATAATAAATATGTGGGCTGCGCATGGGCGGTACCATATATCCTCAACTGCAAAGACGCACTGAACAAGGGCAAGAATACTATCCGTATCGAGGTAACCAACCTGCCTGCCAACCGCATAGCAGAACTCGACCGACAGGGTGTGAAATGGCGCAAGATGAAGGAAATCAACGTGGTGGATATCGACTACAAGAAGACCACTTACGAGAAATGGACTCCTGTAGCAAGCGGACTCAACAGTTCGGTAAAACTCGTGGAATTGAAAGACCAACTCTAA